The genomic segment ATAGTTGAACTGTGGATAGCTATAACCGGTGGGATCACTTTCTATATATTCCTGCCAGAGCAGCAGCTTGGTAACTCCGGTACGCTTAAGTTCTTTTTCATAATAGTCAAGACGGCTTTTTAGGTACTCAAACTTGTCTGCCTTGTAAGCAGGATTCCCTGCGTGGAACGACTTTTCCAACAGGGGATCCTCCTGTTTAAGAAGTTCTTCCGTATTGAAACCGCCGTCGGCCATCTTTTTGAGATAGGACTTCACCGTATTCTTGCTCATACCAAGGATGCGGGCGATTGTTTTTATCCCGCTACCGCTCTGGTACAATCTGATTAATTGCTTTATCTGACTCATTCGTTTTGGTTTTCCAGCCATCAGTGATCCAAATTGTTTGATCACTAAGTAACAAAAACTACTTGCTAAGGGGTCAGTATGCTCCAGCGAAATGAACTGAAAAATAAATTAGGGGGTCAACATGAGCCAGTATGGCAGTTGAATAACAGCTTTAAACGCAATATGCATCCCTAAATCTATTTCAATTTTGAGGGGTCAGCTTGTTCAAGTATATCCAGAAGTTTCCATTTTCGGCTATTCTAATAGGTTCAATGAGCTTATAACGCCGTTAGAATACGCAAATTTGGTGTACGATATGTTTGGTTCCTATTTAGTAGAAACCTTTAAAAAGATAACCAAGGCGGAGCTTGACAGTATTAAATCGCAAATGGACATTGATGCTATCAATCAATTTCCGTTCCCTGCATCCTTCGATGCTCAGCAGTATAGTGGTGATAACGGAAGAGTGGAAAAGCGGATGGTGAATTTTGTTGTGGATGAGACATCAGAGGCATTTATGTTTAGGGATAGGTATTTGGAGCATTATGGGCTTTAGTATAATTCCAAAACATATTATTATGAAAACAACAAGCATATACTAACTATAATAAATATTTAAGTGGATATTATTGGTCAAGTGATGTCCTTCCTTTTAAGGACAAATTATATAAATCAGGCGGGGTGATACAGGTCAAACCAAATCATCACTAGCAATCATTCTTCGTGGTGTCCAAAAATAAGCCATTAACATGGGTACCACAATGGACATCAGATGGTAATGGTTTTATATATCTTTAAATGAATTGAATATTAGTGAAGAAACGCCGAAAAGATATGAATTAAATTAAAAAAGCGTGCTTTAGCACGCTCTTTGTGATCCCGTTGGTACAGAACTCGAACTCTTTTCTGGAAGATTTAAGACGATTAAACCAACTTAAAGACAGTCCGTACCAATCTGATATATTCGTGGAAAAGATTAATAAAACTAAAGAATCCATATCTACCATTAAAGGGAGAAAATTTAAAAGGTAATATCCTCAGCTATATTATTTTGAATTTTTCATAGCTTTCAACTTTTTTAATTTCAAATAATTCCAGTAGTTTTTTTCTTATAGCATTGTCAGTTTTTTGATTTTTGTCCTGTTTACTTAGAACTAAGTCGATTGAAATTTGAAAATCTGAATTTTCGTCTTTAGATTTCACATAATCAGGAAAGCCAAGATTAATTATTGCAAAGCCTTCAATACCACTATAATTCAGTTTATATCTAAATTTTACTGCGCCAAATATTAATTTGGGAAAGTATTCGACCTTATTAAGTAATATGTGGTTCTGTAGCCCTTTTCCATTCAGTTTTAAATTGTCTATTTCATCTAAAAATATCTTTACATCGTTATGGCTTTCAACATTCTCATCTAAATAAACATCAATGTCAGTTATAGATTTGAATTCGAGATAAATATTGAAGTCACTTGCAAAGGAATAGAAAAATTTAATTCTTGAAGAATTATCAAAATGATTAAATTTAACGGTAATAATATCATCATTTGAACTGACTATTGATTTTTGAAAGAGCTTTTCTTTCACCACATTCATAATCAAATTATTGACTTCAAAAGTCTCTTTTGATGTTGAGTTTTGTTGTACTGAAATCTGAATGTCCTGTTCAGAAACTTTCTTCAGTGTTATCGCTCCGTTGTGATAGGTTTTATTATTTGTCCAATCACTAAGTAGGTTCTCTCGTTCTATCTGATATTCAAATATTGCAGTGTTTTCGTCTTCGAAATAGAAAGTTGGATTACCAATGATTTTATAATTTGGTTTGTATGTATGTTTGTCAACAATTAGAGTATGCAAGTCAATTGCAGTATCAAAAATATCTGTAAAATCAAAGTCTGAATTGCATTTGATTGAAGAAGTCCTATATTTTATACTTTCTTCTTTCGTTTTTTGCGTGTCGTATAAAACAGAATAATCCCTCGGACTTATAACACTTTTCATTAACAATGGAACAGAGTTATTCTTCTCGTTATGACCAAGAAACACTCCTTTTTCTCTCATAAGAAAGTTTATGTTTGCGTTTGTGACATTAGATTTAACAAGTAGCTGTCTTATATAATCTCCTTGAGGTAAAATATCTTTATTCATATCATTAATTTCTAAAATCAGACGGGAACTTCTTTATTTCTAAATTTTCACCGAGCTTATACATCGGAAATTTTACAAGCTTTTCTTTCACAATATTTTCATTTGTCAAATAATCATACGTCTTATAGCTCAAGATTATTTTATCAACTGCATTTAAATGGTCAAATGATTTTGCAAAATTTAAAAGTTGTACAAATTGTTCTTCTTCGAAGTCATCATTTATGAATATACTTAATGTAATTCTGTTGTTCTTTGCTGTCCTTAGTGCAATTATGTCGGAGTATAAATAGTTTAAAGGAAAGATTTTTCCATAAGAGTTTTCTTGAATGGAAGTGAAGTTTAGACCACTATTGTGGTAGACAAAATCAACATTATCGTTCCCAAATATTTCTTTTGTTCTAAAGATACTCTCATATAAGAAATTGACTTTGCTATTGTCCAATAGTATTATTTTATCAAAAACTAAGTCCGTATCAATTTGAATGTTATCAACCTTTGAGACTAAATCAAAATTCAAATCACTTGTATTTGACAACCAAACTAAAATGCCGAAAATTTCTGTTTTGTTAACACCTGTAAAATTCTGATTTATATTGTTTTTTAATTTAGAGTTGTAAAAACACTCTAAAGTCTGAGCTAAATCTTTTATGTGGGATTTGAACAGGGTTGACGGATATTTGGGGTATTCACCTCCTACATACTTAGATGAAATAATGCCGATGTCAAGACTATAGTCTTCTAATGGACTTTTATAGCTAATCAGCCCGTCTATTCCGTGAGACGATTTGTTTGATTCTGCATATTTGTCTTTATGTTTAAAGCCCTTAATACAGTCGATTGAAGGGTTTTCTATTAAAGAGTTGAAGTTCAAGATATTTTCAAAAATAAATTTGACTATATATTCGCCCTTTTCTCCAATGGATTTCGACCATTCTCCCATATTTAATTTGTTGGTTTTAAAAGTTACATACGGTTTGATAACGTTTTTACAGATTAAAAGAAATCAGTAAAAACGGCTGAAACAAAAAATATTGACAATATAGATAAAAATATCATAAAAATGATGTTGTCAAAGCGTAAACAAGGAATAAGATGCTCATTTAATCTTTAATTATCTTCCCTGACTTCGACCTGTCTCATGAAAGAAACCCATTGTTAAGGACAATATTTGTGTCTAGATAGTGATACTGTTCAATTTAAAAAAACCTTAGCTATGAGACATCCTTTGAACAATATTGTGGCTGAAATACAAAAGCAAGAAAGAAAATTGTCAGCCGAAACATCCAGTTTCATTGACGAGGTATACAAGATGACGGTTTACCTCCAAGAGCTATTAAGTACTGTCAAAGATGACGTAATAAAAGACGGCTTTTCAAGTAAGGATGAGGAAATACATTTTTTCAAACAGGTAAAGCCGAATATCCTCGGAAAACTTATCTATTACAATAAGGTGTACCGCATTGAAACGTCATGCCCCGTGGGTAATGGACACTTGTATCAAAACTATTTCGCTCTGCAACTGCGTGACTTAAAACAGGAGTACCAAGAGCATATCTGCAATTCTGAATTTTACAGGTACTTCCGTTCCGGCAGAACCGACCGTGACGGGCATTATTTCACGTTGGGAAACATTAATTATTATGATGGGCTGAACAGCTTTGTATTTGAAATCGACCCCAAATTTTCGACCTACTTTGATTACAAAGTGGCAAAAATCATAGCCAACGAATTAATCTATAACTATCTGACGACAAAGCTAAGCCCCGAACAAAACCCCGATGTACTGCTACAACACGGAGAAACAAAAGACTTCTTTTGGACACAGACAAAAAATGCCCTTATCGAATTGATTTATGCACTCTACGCCTGCGATGCCATTTCGCACGGGAAAATAGGCATCCGCAAAATCAGCATGGTATTCCAAATCCTGTTCCGTATCTCGCTGAACGACATCCATAACAGCTTCCACCGGATGAAAACCCGTGCAGGCTCACGAACGTTGTTTTTAGACCAACTCAAATACAGCTTAGAGGAATATATGGACAGGGAAGACAACTTGTAATTTTGTCTTCTCTTTCCATCAAAAAGGACAGCATCAATCGGTGCTGTCCTTTTTTTGCCCGTTTGCCTATATGTGTCTATCAGCAAATCCATTGATTTGGATGCCGACCAATTAACCAAAAGTGCGAAAAAACCCTAAAAACGGCACTTTACTTGAATTGTAAAAAAATGAAAAAAAATGCCTTTTTGATAGACACGTATCGGACGACAGCCTCCGCCAATCACTCCAATTTTGTGGTGTTAGAAATCATTAAAAGTATTGCTATGAACATTGACAGAATGGAATTTATCGCATGGATGGAACGTATTATGGAGCGTTTCGATATTTTGAAAGAGTACGTCCTAAACATCAAGAAAGAACGGCACAGCATAGACGGCGAGGAATTACTGGACAACCAAGACCTGCTCCTCATGCTGAAAATCAGCCACCGCTCTCTGCAACGATACCGCTCCACGGGCAAGTTACCGTATTACACCATCAGCGGAAAACTGTACTACAAACTATCGGATGTACACCAGTTCATCAGGGAAAGTTTCAAAGCCCCTATACGGCGCACAAAAGAAAACCGATGACAAACCCTACCACGAAAAGACGGGTACGGCTATGCCGTACCTGCTTCATCTACTTTCGGACAATGTAAACTTTAAAAAATCAATATCATGAGCGAACAGACAAATGAAAATCCACAGCAATATCCCGAACAGCTTTCGGATGTGCTGTTGGTGATGGACAAGGAGAAAAAGAAAATCCAAGCCGTCACGGGTGTTGACGAAAACGGCAATCTGAAAACCGTTGATGCCACCAAGAAAAACCAAAGCCAATTTATGCGGGTGGACAGAGCCGGAGATTTGTTCACGAATTTCTTCTCCAACTTTTGGCGACAGCTTAAAGACCCGACCCATTTCTCGTTCTTCAAAGTACCTGCAAAGGAAGCGGTGGAAACCGCCAAAGAAATGCAGAAACAGGTCAATGCGCCCACCAAAGAGGGCGAGGCTGTCATGGCAAAGCATGAGGTCACAGAGCCAAAAGAGCAACAACAGGAAACCGAAAAGGATGTGGAAGCACCACAGGCGTCACCGGAAACACAGCAAGTACAGGAGAAAAACGAATACCGCTATAAGGCGGAAGATGTGGACTGGAATTATTTAGCGCAATTTGGGATAAACAAAGAGAGGCTTGAAAAGGACGGGCAGTTGGATTTGCTGTTAAAGGGCTATAAGACCAATAACGTATATCCCACAAGTGTCAATTTCGGTGCGGTTATCATGCGCTCGGATGCAAGGCTCGGTTTTCAAGACGGTGAAGACGGAAAACCTGTACTTATGATGTACGGTGTACGCCACGAACCCAACCTCAAAGCCCCTTTCTTTGGTCACGAGTTTACCAAAGAGGACAGGGAAAACCTGCTCAAAACCGGAAACATGGGGCGTGTGGTGGAACTGACCAACCGCAAGACAGGCGAAAAGATACCCTCCGTTATCAGTATCGACCACCTAACGAACGAGGTTATCGCATTCCGGCAGGACAGGATAAAAGTACCCGATGAGATTAAGGGCGTAAAACTGACCGAAGACCAAAAACGGGATTTGAAAGATGGGAAAGCCATTTATTTAGAGGGGTTGGATTTTAAGAACAGTACGAACAAAAATGCCCATGTGCAGTTCAACGCCGACAAAAAATATACGGAGTTTCTCTTTGGTGATAAAGCCCCCAAACAGACACAGGAAAACGACCCGAAATACTACCGTGGCAAAACGTTCTCCGATGAACAATACAAGCAACTCACCGAGGGCAAGACGATTTACGTTTCGGATTTCAAGGATGGAAAAGGAAACCCGTATAAAGGATATGTCACGCTTAACAAAGAGACGGGAAATTATGATTTCAGCTTTAAAAACCCCAATGCGTTGAAAAATAAGGCACAGCCTACCGAGGCGCACAAAACACAGGTTGCCGTAAACTCCAACGGGAAAACCAACGAGGCTACCAAGCACATCAACGAGCCTCTGAAACCGGAGCAACAAAAGCCGAAAAATCAAACACAACAGCAACGGCAGAATGAACACAACCGTCCGGCTAAATCCAGAGGGGTAAGGAGATAACACCATTAAAAAAACATTTCTCTTTGGAAATCCCCTCTCACAGAAAACGGAGGGGTTTCTCAAAGAGAAATCTAACATTCAACCATTCAAATGAGATAGTATTATGAAAGCAATCATTGCAGAAAAGCCAAGTGTGGCGAGGGAAATAGCTACCCTATTGGGAGCGACCGAAAAACGGGATGGCTACCTCGCAGGGAACGGCTATCAGGTTACGTGGGCATTGGGGCATTTGGTCGGACTGGCGATGCCCGAAGATTACGGGGTGTCGGGCTTCCAAAGGGAAGCCCTGCCCATATTGCCCGACCCTTTTATCCTTACGGTACGGAAGATAAAAAAGGACAAAAGTTATGTTCCCGATAACGGAGCGTTAAAACAGTTGAAGATTATCGAACAGGTCATCGGTAGATGCGATAGTATTATCGTGGCTACTGATGCCGGACGTGAGGGGGAACTCATCTTTAGGTACATCTATGAATACCTAAAATGCCGTAAACCCTTTGAACGTCTATGGATAAGCTCGCTCACAGAAAAGGCAATTAAACAGGGTTTTGACAACCTAAAAGCCGGAAGCGATTTTGATGGGCTATACAGAGCCGGACAAGGAAGGAGCAAAGCCGATTGGCTTGTGGGCATCAATGCCTCGCAGGCGTTGAGCATTTCGGCAGGGCGTGGCGTTTACTCGCTTGGTAGAGTACAAACACCAACGCTTGCCCTTATCTGTAAGCGGTATTTGGAAAACAAAGACTTTGCCGTCAAGAAATACTTTCAAATCCAGTTGGAACACCGTAAAGAATTTGTGGACTTTAAGAGCCTTTCTAAGACCAAATGGGATGACAAAAAACTCGCTGACGATACGCTGAAATCTATTCAGCGTAACGGAACAGCGACCGTTACGGCGGTGGAAACCAAAATGCTGTCGGAGCAACCGCCTTTGCTGTTCGACCTTACGGGATTGCAGAAAGAAGCAAACAAAAGGGCTTCCTACACTGCCGAAGAAACATTGAACATTGCCCAAAGTCTGTATGAAAAGAAGTTTATCACCTACCCCCGTACAGGGAGCAAGTACATCCTCGGAGGTATGTGGTCGGAAATCCCTGCACTGGTAAGAAATTTGGAAGCACGGGCTTCCTGCAAAAAAGCGGTCGGAAAAGTGAAATGGGGTCGTTTCAATAAGCGCATCGTGAATGACGTAAAGGTCACAGACCACCATGGTCTGCTGATTACCGAGAAAATCCCGTCCGAACTGTCCGCACACGAAAATGTTATCTATGATATGATTGCGCACCGCCTGTTGGAAGCCCTTTCACCTGCCTGTACCAAAGAAATAACCGACATCGGATTGCAGGCTTTACACTATGATTTCACACTGAAAGGATGTAAAGTTACCGAAGCCGGATGGCGTGGCATCAAAGAAAAATTTTTAGATGAGGACAGCGAGCCTGTGCAGGAACTGCCGGAATTAAAGGTCGGCGATGAGCTGAAAATCAAAGAGGCATCCGTACTGGAAAAGAAAACCAAACCGCCTGTGCTTTACACCGAGGCAGGTCTGTTGTCCGCAATGGAAAATGCCGGAAAGGAACCCCATAACGAGGACGAACGGAAAGCCCTAAAAGACATCGGTATCGGTACACCTGCTACAAGAGCCTCTATTATAGAAACGCTTTTTAAGAGGGATTACATTAGGCGTGAAAAGAAATCCCTTATTCCTACCCATAAGGGATTGCAGGTTTACGGGACTGTAAAGGACAAAAAGATTGCCGATGTAGCCATGACCGCCGAATGGGAAATGGCATTGCAGAAAATTGAAAACAACGAGGCGGATGCAGGTGTTTTTCACCGTGAAATGGAAGCCTATGCCACTTCCATTACACGGGAACTTTTGGACACGGGCATTGCCGATGAAAAGCAACCCGAACTGAACTGCCCTAAATGCAAGAGCCGTCAGCTATTGATTTGGAACAAGGTTGTAAAATGCCCCGATGAGGCTTGTGGTTGGCTTCAATTCCGTATTGTTTGCGGAGTGCCGTTAAGCCTTGCCGATATAGAAAGTCTTTTGACCAAAGGAAAGACCAACCTTATCAAAGGCATGAAAAGCAATTCGGGCAATAAATTCAATGCCTATATCGTCATGAACGATAAAGCCGAAACCTCCTTTGAGTTTGATAACAGGAAACCAAAAAGGAAATAAATGTTTTGTTTTTTGGACGGCATACAGCGTGAGGGATAGAAGCGACATCCTTTTGCGGTCCTCGCAGATCCGCAAAAGATATAGCGGATAGCCCGACCCGTCTGCATTTTTTTAGCCTGGGCATGGGTATAAAATGCAGACGGTGGCACGCCCAAAGCCTACTTTTCATCCTGCTCGTCCATTCTCCGTATAAGTTCCTCCCGAAGCGCATCAAGGAATTTAGTACGGTTCATCTTCCGGTTTCTCAGCTCCAAATAGGTCTGATAGAAATTGCCCAAGTCAATGCCAAAGGCACTTTCAAAATATTGGGCTACTTCCCTTATATCATTGTTCCCGTTGTCAAACACGTTTTGATAATGCAGGGCATAAATCAGTTCTATCAACGCCACTTTGCTACCTGTCCATTTCAGCTTCTTTTGGGCTTTCGATTTATTTTTTTTGAATTTGTGATACAACTGGTCTTCGATGTAGACCTGTATCAAATCGTTGGCTATTATCTTGGCGACCTTGTAGTCGTGAGAGGTTGAAAAGGACTGGTCGGACTGGAAATAATAGGTATCCAACCACAGCTTTATATCATGCCTGCCACGAACAAAATATTTCTCGTCAAGGAGCGAGTTATTGCTACGGTAATACTTGTAAAAATCAAGGTTGTTGTCAAAGAACCTCTTTAGCTTTTTCAGTTCTTTGTTGAGGTATTTCCTTATGGGCTTTGCACCATAGGGTTTCTTTGTCTCGATTTTGTAAATGGCGTTGTAGTAAATGAGTTTTGACAGGATTACGGGTTTCTGATATTTAAAAAATCTGATTTCTTCTTCGATGTTCTTAAATCCTCTTTTCAGAACATGTTCTTTTACTTCGGACAGGCATTCGAGAATGAGATGTATAACCGCTTCCATACGTTGTATGGAGCAATCGGCTTCAATTTCTAATTCATTGATTGCTGTTTCCAGTTTATGTAGGGTTTCATTATAGAATTTATTCATCTGTTTATTTTGAAATAGATGTTATTGGTTAATACAGAAAAGCTAACACTGTTCGTATTAGCTTATGATGCAATTACTGCTTAAAAAAATTCAACCTCTACCGTATTGATGATGGAACGATAGATAGATTTTTGTTGCATACTTTAAAGGGTTGTAGTATGATGCAGGTTAGTCTTTGCGAATTACACCTGCATCACCTCCTTTTTTTTACCGATATTTTTTTACGGTTATGCAGTTTACAACCCTTAGTTATTTAATTTTAATAAGTCAATGCCAGCCCCACACCAAAGCCCATATCGCTATCATAGTGGGTACGGATACCTATATTCTTATTAATGATATACCTAAGTTCTCCCATATACTCTAAGTCGGTATTCACCATAAAACCACCTCTTAGTCTTTTTGAAATTGGTATATCTTCACGCATTAACTGCAATCTCACAATTCCATCATGATATACTTCTGCCTGAAAATTGACGAGCATAGGTAACGTATACATAAACCCTAAACTGAACGCCCTGCGGGTATCTTTCTTGTTGGTTTGTCCAAATATGTTCTTTTCGTGTTCATCTTCTCCCATTTTACGGTAGCGGTAATCAAAACCTACAAAGGGCATGAACCATTGCATCTTTCCAATGTATCTACCTAAATGGGTTTCTACTTCATAACCGTGCATACTATTATAGCCTAAACGCCATTCTGTTCCTAATTGGTAGCGTGCATTCATTAGCATAGCTTCTCCATCATTACCATTGGTTGCAAAATCATTTTGTGCCATAAAATGAGGCATATTACTTTCTCTTTGCAATTCTTTATAGGCTTTTGCCTTGTCGGGTAGATAGGGGTTATTGTAGTCTCCAACTTCAAAGACCCTGTTCATTCCCGCCATCATGTGATATAATATATGGCAATGAAAGAACCAATCACCTTCCTCATTTGCTAAAAACTCAATGGTATCTGTTTCCATAGGCATGATATCCAACACATTTTTAAGCGGCGATTTTTCGCCTTTTCCGTTTATCACCCTGAAATCAAATCCGTGAAGATGCATTGGATGCCGCATCATTGAATTATTATAAATGGTAATCCGTAGAATTTCTCCTTTTTTTACAGGTATTTTGTCAGTTTCCGAAAGTATTTTATTATCCATGCTCCATACATAGCGGTTCATGTTGCCAGTAAGTGTGAATTTCAACTCTTTTACAGGCGCATCATTTGGAAGAGAGGTGTTATAAGGTGATTGCAACATAGCATAATTTAATGTTTTGATGTCTCCCAAGGCATTAGCGTTGTAACGGTTAGCGTCGTTATCCATATCCATACCCTCATGCTTACTGTGGTCTGCTTTTTTTGTTGCATCTCCGGTAATTTCGGGATACATCACTACATTCATGTCCATTTGGTTAAGGCTCATCTTCATGCCCATATCGTCCAAATCGCCATTCATTTTCATCATATCGTTCATCATCTTCATCCCCTCGAAATACTTCAATCGTGGGAGTGGAGAAATAAGCTGTTTGACCCCATCACCTATAAAGTAACTCGCAGATTGTGTCCTGTCTTCGGTTGTTGCTAAGAACTCGTAAGCCAAACCATCTTGAGGGATAGTCACTACAATATCGTAAGTTTCAGAAACGGCAATGATTAACCTGTCCACCTCTACAGGCTCAACATCATTCCCATCATTCGCTACTACTGTAATTTTTCCTCCAGCATACCGTAGCCAGAAATAGGAAGACGCCCCTCCATTGGAAACACGCAATCTGACTTTGTCGCCTGCTTTTAGCTTTTTACCATCAATTGTTTTCAAATCGGTGCTATGGCTACCATTTATTAGGATTTTATCATAGTAAACGTCACTGACATCCATCGCCAGCATCCGCTTCCACTCGTTTTTTACCTTTACCCCTAATTTTCCCTCCTTAATAGCTTCAACATATGATTGTGTTGCGCCTTTCTTAATGGCCGCCCAATCATTTGCATTGTGTAGCATACGGTTGATATTATCGGGGTTAAGATTTGTCCACTCACTTAATATAATTGGAACGGTCGGCAAATCGTCAATTCCTTTTCTGAATGTCTTATCATCGCTTCTTTTCTTCATGATAAAACTTCCGTACATGCCAATCTGCTCCTGCAATCCTGAGTGGGAATGGTACCAGTGCGTACCATGCTGGATAATCGGAAAACGGTAGGTGTAGGTTGTGCCCGGTGCGATGGGTTTTTGTGTAAGCCAGGGCACACCGTCTTCTTTATTGGGCAGGAACACGCCATGCCAGTGAAGTGATGTGCTTTCTTTCAATTGGTTGTGCACCACTATTTCGGCAGTGTCGCCCTCGGTAAAGGTAAGGGTGGGCATGGGGATTTGCCCGTTTACGGCAATTGCCCTTTTTTGCTTACCTGCATAGTTGACAAGCGTATCTTTTACATACAGCTCGTAATGCACCACTCTCTGTGCAAACAGCGTTTGCGTGCAAAGCAGTATCAGCACTGTTTGCAAAATTCTTATAGGTATTTTATTATATCTGTTCATGATTTGAAAAATTTTATTTAATGCTGTCTTCCATTGTGCTAAACCACGCTATCAAAACCTGCTTATCCTCCGGTGACAATACTGCATTGCGATGAATTAG from the Sphingobacterium thalpophilum genome contains:
- a CDS encoding multicopper oxidase family protein, yielding MNRYNKIPIRILQTVLILLCTQTLFAQRVVHYELYVKDTLVNYAGKQKRAIAVNGQIPMPTLTFTEGDTAEIVVHNQLKESTSLHWHGVFLPNKEDGVPWLTQKPIAPGTTYTYRFPIIQHGTHWYHSHSGLQEQIGMYGSFIMKKRSDDKTFRKGIDDLPTVPIILSEWTNLNPDNINRMLHNANDWAAIKKGATQSYVEAIKEGKLGVKVKNEWKRMLAMDVSDVYYDKILINGSHSTDLKTIDGKKLKAGDKVRLRVSNGGASSYFWLRYAGGKITVVANDGNDVEPVEVDRLIIAVSETYDIVVTIPQDGLAYEFLATTEDRTQSASYFIGDGVKQLISPLPRLKYFEGMKMMNDMMKMNGDLDDMGMKMSLNQMDMNVVMYPEITGDATKKADHSKHEGMDMDNDANRYNANALGDIKTLNYAMLQSPYNTSLPNDAPVKELKFTLTGNMNRYVWSMDNKILSETDKIPVKKGEILRITIYNNSMMRHPMHLHGFDFRVINGKGEKSPLKNVLDIMPMETDTIEFLANEEGDWFFHCHILYHMMAGMNRVFEVGDYNNPYLPDKAKAYKELQRESNMPHFMAQNDFATNGNDGEAMLMNARYQLGTEWRLGYNSMHGYEVETHLGRYIGKMQWFMPFVGFDYRYRKMGEDEHEKNIFGQTNKKDTRRAFSLGFMYTLPMLVNFQAEVYHDGIVRLQLMREDIPISKRLRGGFMVNTDLEYMGELRYIINKNIGIRTHYDSDMGFGVGLALTY